The Ovis aries strain OAR_USU_Benz2616 breed Rambouillet chromosome 11, ARS-UI_Ramb_v3.0, whole genome shotgun sequence genome window below encodes:
- the LOC101115634 gene encoding keratin-associated protein 9-7 isoform X1, with translation MTHSCCSPCCQPTCCRTTCCRPTCCESSCCRPCCPPTCCQTTCCRTTCCKPTCVTTCCQPTCGGPSCCQPCCLPACCQTTCCRTTCLKPICSTTCCQPTCCESSCCQPCCPPTCYQTSENTCCRTTCYKPTCVTTCCQPTCGGSSCCQPCCHPVCQTTSCRTTCLKPVCATTCCQPTCCESSCCRPSCPQTCCQITETTCCKPTCVTSCCQPTCCGSSSCGQPCGGSNCCQPASCAPVYCHRTCYHPTCYCLPGCQAQSCGSSCCQACSHPVCCQTTCCRTTCCHPSCVSTCCQPSCC, from the exons ATGACCCATTCCTGCTGCTCCCCTTGCTGTCAACCTACCTGCTGCAGGACCACCTGCTGCCGGCCCACCTGCTGTGAGTCCAGCTGCTGTCGGCCCTGCTGCCCCCCAACTTGCTGTCAAACCACCTGTTGCAGGACCACTTGCTGCAAACCTACTTGTGTGACCACCTGCTGTCAGCCCACCTGTGGTGGGCCCAGCTGCTGCCAGCCTTGCTGTCTCCCTGCCTGCTGTCAGACCACGTGCTGCAGGACCACCTGCCTCAAGCCTATTTGTTCGACCACCTGCTGCCAGCCCACCTGCTGTGAGTCCAGCTGCTGTCAGCCTTGCTGCCCCCCAACTTGCTATCAGACTAGTGAAAACACCTGCTGTAGGACCACCTGCTACAAACCTACCTGTGTGACCACTTGCTGCCAGCCCACCTGCGGTGGGTCCAGCTGCTGCCAGCCTTGTTGCCACCCTGTCTGTCAGACCACCAGCTGCAGGACCACCTGCCTCAAGCCTGTTTGTGCGACCACCTGCTGCCAGCCCACCTGCTGTGAGTCCAGCTGCTGTcggccctcctgcccccaaacttgCTGTCAAATCACTGAAACCACCTGCTGCAAACCTACTTGTGTGACCAGCTGCTGTCAGCCCACCTGCTGTGGATCCAGCAGCTGTGGACAACCCTGCGGTGGTTCTAACTGCTGTCAGCCAGCTTCCTGTGCACCCGTGTACTGCCATAGAACCTGCTACCACCCCACATGCTACTGCCTGCCTGGCTGCCAAGCCCAGAGCTGTGGATCCAGCTGCTGCCAGGCTTGCAGCCACCCTGTCTGCTGTCAGACCAC CTGCTGTAGGACCACCTGCTGCCACCCCAGCTGTGTGTCCACCTGCTGCCAGCCTTCCTGCTGCTGA
- the LOC101115634 gene encoding keratin-associated protein 9-2 isoform X4, with protein MTHSCCSPCCQPTCCRTTCCRTTCCKPTCVTTCCQPTCGGPSCCQPCCLPACCQTTCCRTTCLKPICSTTCCQPTCCDCCQPTCCGSSSCGQPCGGSNCCQPASCAPVYCHRTCYHPTCYCLPGCQAQSCGSSCCQACSHPVCCQTTCCRPTCVTICCQPTCVSTCCQPSCC; from the exons ATGACCCATTCCTGCTGCTCCCCTTGCTGTCAACCTACCTGCTGCAGGACCACCTGCTGCCG GACCACTTGCTGCAAACCTACTTGTGTGACCACCTGCTGTCAGCCCACCTGTGGTGGGCCCAGCTGCTGCCAGCCTTGCTGTCTCCCTGCCTGCTGTCAGACCACGTGCTGCAGGACCACCTGCCTCAAGCCTATTTGTTCGACCACCTGCTGCCAGCCCACCTGCTGTGA CTGCTGTCAGCCCACCTGCTGTGGATCCAGCAGCTGTGGACAACCCTGCGGTGGTTCTAACTGCTGTCAGCCAGCTTCCTGTGCACCCGTGTACTGCCATAGAACCTGCTACCACCCCACATGCTACTGCCTGCCTGGCTGCCAAGCCCAGAGCTGTGGATCCAGCTGCTGCCAGGCTTGCAGCCACCCTGTCTGCTGTCAGACCACCTGCTGCAGACCTACTTGTGTGACCATCTGCTGCCAGCCCAC CTGTGTGTCCACCTGCTGCCAGCCTTCCTGCTGCTGA
- the LOC101115634 gene encoding keratin-associated protein 9-7 isoform X2, whose protein sequence is MTHSCCSPCCQPTCCRTTCCRPTCCETTCLKPICSTTCCQPTCCESSCCQPCCPPTCYQTSENTCCRTTCYKPTCVTTCCQPTCCVTSCCQPTCCGSSSCGQPCGGSNCCQPASCAPVYCHRTCYHPTCYCLPGCQAQSCGSSCCQACSHPVCCQTTCCRPTCVTICCQPTCVSTCCQPSCC, encoded by the exons ATGACCCATTCCTGCTGCTCCCCTTGCTGTCAACCTACCTGCTGCAGGACCACCTGCTGCCGGCCCACCTGCTGTGA GACCACCTGCCTCAAGCCTATTTGTTCGACCACCTGCTGCCAGCCCACCTGCTGTGAGTCCAGCTGCTGTCAGCCTTGCTGCCCCCCAACTTGCTATCAGACTAGTGAAAACACCTGCTGTAGGACCACCTGCTACAAACCTACCTGTGTGACCACTTGCTGCCAGCCCACCTG TTGTGTGACCAGCTGCTGTCAGCCCACCTGCTGTGGATCCAGCAGCTGTGGACAACCCTGCGGTGGTTCTAACTGCTGTCAGCCAGCTTCCTGTGCACCCGTGTACTGCCATAGAACCTGCTACCACCCCACATGCTACTGCCTGCCTGGCTGCCAAGCCCAGAGCTGTGGATCCAGCTGCTGCCAGGCTTGCAGCCACCCTGTCTGCTGTCAGACCACCTGCTGCAGACCTACTTGTGTGACCATCTGCTGCCAGCCCAC CTGTGTGTCCACCTGCTGCCAGCCTTCCTGCTGCTGA
- the LOC101115634 gene encoding keratin-associated protein 9-2 isoform X3 → MTHSCCSPCCQPTCCRTTCCRTTCCKPTCVTTCCSTTCCQPTCCESSCCQPCCPPTCYQTSENTCCRTTCYKPTCVTTCCQPTCCVTSCCQPTCCGSSSCGQPCGGSNCCQPASCAPVYCHRTCYHPTCYCLPGCQAQSCGSSCCQACSHPVCCQTTCCRPTCVTICCQPTCVSTCCQPSCC, encoded by the exons ATGACCCATTCCTGCTGCTCCCCTTGCTGTCAACCTACCTGCTGCAGGACCACCTGCTGCCG GACCACTTGCTGCAAACCTACTTGTGTGACCACCTG TTGTTCGACCACCTGCTGCCAGCCCACCTGCTGTGAGTCCAGCTGCTGTCAGCCTTGCTGCCCCCCAACTTGCTATCAGACTAGTGAAAACACCTGCTGTAGGACCACCTGCTACAAACCTACCTGTGTGACCACTTGCTGCCAGCCCACCTG TTGTGTGACCAGCTGCTGTCAGCCCACCTGCTGTGGATCCAGCAGCTGTGGACAACCCTGCGGTGGTTCTAACTGCTGTCAGCCAGCTTCCTGTGCACCCGTGTACTGCCATAGAACCTGCTACCACCCCACATGCTACTGCCTGCCTGGCTGCCAAGCCCAGAGCTGTGGATCCAGCTGCTGCCAGGCTTGCAGCCACCCTGTCTGCTGTCAGACCACCTGCTGCAGACCTACTTGTGTGACCATCTGCTGCCAGCCCAC CTGTGTGTCCACCTGCTGCCAGCCTTCCTGCTGCTGA
- the LOC114118844 gene encoding keratin-associated protein 9-9-like translates to MTHSCCSPCCQPTCCESSCCRPCCPPTCYQTSEHTCCRTTCSKPTCVTTCCQPACGGSSCCQPCCRPISCQTTCCRTTCLKPVCVTTCCQPTCCESSCSRPCCPPTCYQTSEHTCCRTTCSKPTCVTTCCQPACGGSSCCQPCCRPISCQTTCCRTTCLKPVCATTCCQPTCCESSCCGQPCGGSNCCQPASCAPVYCHRTCYHPTCCCLPGCQDQSCGSSCCQPCSRPVCCQTTCCRTTCCRPSCVSSCCQPSCC, encoded by the coding sequence ATGACTCACTCCTGCTGCTCCCCGTGCTGCCAGCCCACCTGCTGTGAGTCCAGCTGCTGTCGGCCTTGCTGCCCCCCAACTTGCTATCAGACTAGTGAACACACCTGCTGTAGGACCACCTGCTCCAAACCTACCTGTGTGACCACCTGCTGTCAGCCCGCCTGCGGTGGGTCCAGCTGCTGCCAGCCTTGCTGTCGCCCTATCAGCTGTCAGACCACGTGCTGCAGGACCACCTGCCTCAAGCCTGTTTGTGTGACCACCTGCTGCCAGCCCACCTGCTGTGAGTCCAGCTGCTCTCGGCCTTGCTGCCCCCCAACTTGCTATCAGACTAGTGAACACACCTGCTGTAGGACCACCTGCTCCAAACCTACCTGTGTGACCACCTGCTGTCAGCCCGCCTGCGGTGGGTCCAGCTGCTGCCAGCCTTGCTGTCGCCCTATCAGCTGTCAGACCACGTGCTGCAGGACCACCTGCCTCAAGCCTGTTTGTGCGACCACCTGCTGCCAGCCTACCTGCTGTGAGTCCAGCTGCTGTGGACAACCCTGCGGTGGTTCTAACTGCTGTCAGCCAGCTTCCTGTGCACCCGTGTACTGCCATAGAACCTGCTACCACCCCACATGCTGCTGCCTGCCTGGCTGCCAAGACCAGAGCTGTGGATCCAGCTGCTGCCAGCCTTGCAGCCGCCCTGTCTGCTGTCAGACCACCTGCTGTCGGACCACCTGCTGCCGCCCGAGCTGTGTGTCCAGCTGCTGCCAGCCTTCCTGCTGCTGA